A genomic window from Klebsiella quasipneumoniae subsp. quasipneumoniae includes:
- the dacA gene encoding D-alanyl-D-alanine carboxypeptidase DacA: MKTSFTARLLITALSVAALSSAARADDLNIKTMIPGAPQIDAESWILIDYNSGKVLAENNADSRRDPASLTKMMTSYVIGQAMKAGKFKESDLVTVGNDAWATGNPVFKGSSLMFLKPGMQVPVSQLIRGINLQSGNDACVAMADYVAGSQDAFVSLMNNYVNALGLKNTHFQTVHGLDADGQFSSARDMALIGQALIRDVPNEYSIYREKEFTFNGIRQLNRNGLLWDNSLNVDGIKTGHTDKAGYNLVASATEGQMRLISAVMGGRTFKGRESESKKLLTWGFRFFETVNPIKAGKEFASEPAWFGDSDRASLGVDKDVYLTIPRGRMKDLKASYVLNNTELHAPLQKNQVVGTINFQLDGKTIDQRPLVVLQEIPEGNFFGKIIDYIKLMFHHWFG, translated from the coding sequence ATGAAGACCTCTTTCACCGCTCGTTTACTCATCACGGCGCTCTCCGTTGCAGCGCTCTCCTCCGCTGCCCGCGCCGATGACCTGAATATCAAAACGATGATCCCAGGCGCCCCGCAGATTGACGCCGAATCCTGGATCCTTATCGATTACAACTCTGGCAAGGTGCTGGCTGAAAACAACGCCGACTCCCGCCGCGACCCGGCCAGTCTGACCAAAATGATGACCAGCTATGTTATCGGTCAGGCGATGAAAGCGGGCAAATTCAAAGAGTCCGATCTGGTCACCGTCGGCAACGACGCCTGGGCCACCGGCAACCCGGTATTCAAAGGCTCTTCCCTGATGTTCCTCAAGCCGGGGATGCAGGTGCCGGTTTCCCAGCTGATCCGCGGTATCAACCTGCAGTCCGGTAACGATGCCTGCGTGGCGATGGCCGACTATGTCGCCGGCAGCCAGGACGCCTTCGTCAGCCTGATGAACAACTACGTCAACGCCCTCGGCCTGAAAAACACCCATTTCCAGACTGTTCACGGCCTCGATGCTGACGGCCAGTTCAGCTCGGCGCGCGACATGGCGCTGATTGGCCAGGCGCTGATCCGCGACGTGCCGAACGAGTACTCCATCTATCGTGAGAAAGAGTTCACTTTCAACGGTATCCGCCAGCTGAACCGTAATGGCCTGCTGTGGGATAACAGCCTGAACGTCGACGGCATCAAAACCGGCCACACCGACAAAGCGGGCTACAACCTTGTCGCTTCCGCCACCGAAGGGCAGATGCGTCTGATCTCGGCGGTAATGGGCGGCCGGACGTTCAAAGGGCGTGAGTCGGAAAGCAAAAAACTGCTGACCTGGGGCTTCCGCTTCTTCGAAACCGTCAACCCAATTAAAGCCGGCAAAGAGTTTGCTTCCGAACCGGCCTGGTTCGGCGACAGCGATCGCGCTTCGCTGGGGGTGGATAAAGACGTCTACCTGACCATCCCGCGCGGCCGGATGAAAGATCTGAAAGCCAGCTACGTGCTGAATAACACTGAGCTGCATGCACCGCTGCAGAAAAACCAGGTCGTCGGCACCATTAACTTCCAGCTGGATGGTAAAACCATTGACCAGCGCCCGCTGGTGGTGCTGCAGGAAATTCCGGAAGGTAATTTCTTCGGTAAAATTATTGATTACATTAAATTAATGTTCCACCACTGGTTTGGTTAA
- the ybeD gene encoding DUF493 family protein YbeD, translating to MKTKLNELLEFPTPFTYKVMGQALPELVDQVVEVVQRHAPGDYSPSVKPSSKGNYHSVSITINATHIEQVETLYEELGNIDIVRMVL from the coding sequence ATGAAAACCAAACTTAACGAACTGCTTGAATTCCCTACGCCATTTACTTACAAAGTAATGGGGCAGGCGTTGCCTGAGCTGGTTGATCAGGTGGTGGAAGTGGTACAGCGCCATGCGCCTGGTGATTACTCGCCGTCAGTAAAACCGAGCAGCAAAGGTAACTACCACTCGGTCTCCATCACCATCAACGCCACTCACATTGAACAAGTGGAAACGCTGTACGAAGAGTTAGGCAATATCGATATCGTTCGGATGGTGCTGTAA
- the lipB gene encoding lipoyl(octanoyl) transferase LipB: protein MQHNKILIRQLGLQPYEPVSQAMHEFTDARDEDTLDEIWLVEHHPVFTQGQAGKAEHLLVPGDIPVIQSDRGGQVTYHGPGQQVMYVLLNLKRRKLGVRELVTLLEQTVVNTLAEYGIESHPRADAPGVYVGDRKICSLGLRIRKGCSFHGLALNIAMDLTPFLRINPCGYAGMEMTQMRQWQPEATPETVAPRLVAHLLALLNNPPHEYLPQG from the coding sequence TTGCAGCACAATAAAATTCTAATCCGGCAGCTTGGCCTGCAACCTTACGAACCCGTCTCGCAGGCGATGCACGAATTTACCGACGCCCGTGATGAAGATACCCTCGATGAGATCTGGCTGGTGGAACATCACCCGGTCTTCACCCAGGGTCAGGCCGGCAAAGCGGAACACCTGCTGGTGCCCGGTGATATTCCGGTGATCCAGAGCGATCGCGGCGGCCAGGTAACCTATCACGGCCCGGGACAGCAGGTAATGTACGTCCTGTTGAACCTCAAGCGCCGCAAGCTGGGCGTGCGTGAACTGGTGACGCTGCTGGAGCAAACGGTCGTCAATACCCTTGCCGAATACGGTATTGAGTCGCACCCCCGCGCCGATGCCCCTGGCGTCTACGTCGGCGATCGCAAAATATGCTCTCTGGGGCTGCGGATCCGCAAAGGCTGCTCTTTCCACGGCCTGGCGCTCAATATCGCGATGGATCTGACGCCGTTTCTGCGTATCAACCCCTGCGGCTATGCCGGTATGGAGATGACGCAAATGCGCCAGTGGCAGCCGGAAGCCACTCCGGAGACAGTGGCTCCGCGGCTGGTCGCCCATCTGCTGGCGCTGCTGAACAATCCCCCGCACGAATACCTTCCTCAGGGTTAA
- a CDS encoding YbeF family transcriptional regulator: MFRILRNIDLNLLTIFEAVYVHKGIVNAAKILNITPSAISQSINKLRALFPDPLFIRKGQGVTPTAYATHLHQYISRGMEAFLSALDITGSPHQQRVITIATTPAMGALLMPGLASALKPVFPQILLHNIALTDAARQLDQRQVDLLIDTHLHSGQAISHHVLYQERVQMYCRAGHPALEGPQDESALAQYEFALLLPEGQRYPTLHRRLQEEMGERRCGFSTFNLLTQAAMIAESDMLGLTTERLFAMVSRLWPLQTLDFPSLREEQIDVALHFNKQSGKEPLLKEIIETVIQAFKA; the protein is encoded by the coding sequence ATGTTTCGCATCCTGCGTAATATTGACCTCAATCTGTTGACCATCTTCGAAGCCGTGTACGTACACAAAGGTATCGTCAATGCCGCGAAGATACTCAATATCACGCCGTCGGCCATTAGCCAGTCAATAAACAAACTGCGGGCGCTGTTCCCCGATCCGCTGTTTATCCGCAAAGGCCAGGGCGTAACGCCCACCGCCTATGCCACCCATCTTCACCAGTACATCAGCCGCGGTATGGAGGCTTTCCTCAGCGCGCTGGATATCACCGGCAGCCCGCACCAGCAGCGGGTGATCACTATCGCCACCACGCCAGCCATGGGGGCGCTGCTGATGCCTGGCCTGGCCAGCGCGCTGAAGCCGGTCTTTCCGCAGATCCTGCTGCACAACATCGCCCTCACCGACGCCGCGCGGCAGCTCGACCAGCGCCAGGTGGATTTGTTGATTGATACCCATCTGCACAGCGGCCAGGCGATAAGCCATCACGTGCTGTATCAGGAACGGGTGCAGATGTACTGCCGCGCTGGGCATCCCGCGCTGGAGGGTCCGCAGGATGAATCCGCCCTTGCACAATACGAGTTTGCGCTGCTGCTGCCGGAAGGCCAGCGCTACCCTACGCTGCACCGTCGGCTGCAGGAGGAGATGGGCGAGCGCCGCTGCGGTTTCAGCACCTTCAACCTGCTAACCCAGGCGGCAATGATCGCCGAGAGCGACATGCTGGGGCTGACCACCGAGCGCCTGTTCGCCATGGTATCCCGTCTCTGGCCGCTGCAGACCCTGGACTTCCCCTCCCTGCGGGAAGAGCAGATTGATGTTGCGCTGCACTTCAATAAGCAGAGCGGGAAAGAGCCATTGCTGAAAGAGATCATTGAGACCGTGATCCAGGCGTTTAAGGCGTAG
- the lipA gene encoding lipoyl synthase → MSKPIVMERGVKYRDADKMALIPVKNVATEREALLRKPEWMKIKLPADSSRIQGIKAAMRKNGLHSVCEEASCPNLAECFNHGTATFMILGAICTRRCPFCDVAHGRPVAPDANEPQKLAQTIADMGLRYVVVTSVDRDDLRDGGAQHFADCISAIREKNPTIKIETLVPDFRGRMDRALDILTVTPPDVFNHNLENVPRLYRQVRPGADYNWSLKLLERFKEAHPEIPTKSGLMVGLGETNDEIIEVMRDLRRHGVTMLTLGQYLQPSRHHLPVQRYVSPEEFEEMKAEAMAMGFTHAACGPFVRSSYHADLQAKGMEVK, encoded by the coding sequence ATGAGTAAACCCATTGTGATGGAACGCGGTGTTAAGTACCGCGACGCCGATAAAATGGCCCTTATCCCGGTGAAGAACGTGGCAACTGAGCGTGAAGCTCTGCTCAGAAAACCGGAATGGATGAAAATCAAACTTCCGGCAGACTCGTCCCGTATCCAGGGAATCAAAGCAGCGATGCGTAAGAACGGCCTGCACTCCGTGTGCGAAGAGGCCTCCTGCCCGAACCTTGCAGAGTGCTTCAACCACGGTACCGCGACCTTTATGATCCTCGGCGCGATCTGTACCCGCCGTTGCCCATTCTGCGACGTCGCGCATGGCCGCCCGGTCGCGCCAGATGCGAACGAGCCACAGAAGCTGGCGCAAACTATCGCCGATATGGGGCTGCGCTACGTGGTGGTCACTTCGGTGGACCGTGACGACCTGCGCGATGGCGGCGCACAGCATTTTGCCGACTGCATCAGCGCCATTCGCGAGAAAAACCCGACGATTAAAATCGAAACGCTGGTCCCGGATTTCCGCGGCCGCATGGATCGCGCCCTGGATATTCTGACGGTGACCCCGCCGGACGTCTTCAACCACAACCTCGAAAACGTACCGCGCCTCTATCGTCAGGTGCGTCCGGGCGCGGATTACAACTGGTCGCTGAAGCTGCTGGAGCGTTTTAAAGAAGCGCACCCGGAGATCCCGACAAAATCCGGCCTGATGGTGGGCCTGGGCGAAACCAACGACGAGATCATCGAAGTCATGCGCGACCTGCGCCGTCATGGCGTCACCATGCTGACGTTAGGCCAGTATCTGCAGCCGAGCCGTCACCACCTGCCAGTGCAGCGTTACGTTAGCCCGGAAGAGTTTGAAGAGATGAAAGCGGAAGCCATGGCGATGGGCTTCACCCACGCCGCCTGCGGCCCCTTCGTTCGCTCTTCCTATCACGCCGACCTGCAGGCTAAAGGGATGGAAGTTAAATAA
- the tatE gene encoding twin-arginine translocase subunit TatE, whose product MGEISITKLLVVAALIILVFGTKKLRTLGGDLGSAIKGFKKAMNEDDDSAKKTTAEDEAPAQKLSHKE is encoded by the coding sequence ATGGGTGAGATTAGTATTACCAAACTGCTGGTAGTCGCAGCACTGATTATCTTAGTGTTTGGTACCAAGAAATTACGTACGCTGGGCGGCGACCTGGGATCGGCTATCAAGGGCTTTAAAAAAGCCATGAACGAAGATGACGATAGCGCGAAAAAAACCACCGCTGAAGACGAAGCACCGGCGCAGAAGCTCTCTCATAAAGAGTAA
- a CDS encoding deaminated glutathione amidase: protein MRVAAGQFIVTPVWRTNAQTCVAMMQQAAREGAALLVLPEALLARDDNDPDLSVKSAQTLDGEFLELLLAESARNGLTTILTLHVPSGEGRATNTLVVLREGKIIAHYHKLHLYDAFAMQESRRVDPGRQIPPVIEVAGFRVGLMTCYDLRFPELALSLALNGAQLLVLPTAWVKGPQKEHHWATLLAARALDTTCYVVAAGECGTRNIGQSRIVDPLGTTVAGAGSEPQLIYADISADYLARVRERLPVLQNRRFAPPQLL from the coding sequence ATGCGGGTAGCGGCAGGGCAGTTTATCGTCACGCCAGTATGGCGGACGAATGCGCAAACTTGTGTGGCGATGATGCAGCAGGCGGCGCGTGAAGGGGCGGCGCTGCTGGTGCTGCCGGAGGCGTTGCTGGCACGTGATGACAACGACCCGGATCTGTCGGTGAAATCGGCCCAAACGCTGGATGGAGAGTTTTTAGAGCTGCTGCTGGCCGAGAGCGCGCGTAACGGTCTGACGACGATCCTGACGCTGCATGTGCCGTCGGGGGAGGGGAGAGCAACCAACACGCTGGTGGTATTGCGTGAAGGGAAGATTATTGCCCATTATCACAAACTTCATTTATACGACGCCTTCGCAATGCAGGAGTCCCGGCGGGTGGATCCCGGCCGGCAAATCCCGCCGGTGATTGAAGTGGCGGGTTTCCGCGTTGGCCTGATGACCTGTTACGATCTGCGTTTTCCGGAGCTGGCGCTGTCGCTGGCGCTGAACGGGGCGCAGCTGCTGGTGCTGCCCACCGCATGGGTGAAAGGGCCGCAAAAAGAGCATCACTGGGCGACGCTGCTGGCGGCGCGCGCGCTGGACACGACCTGCTACGTCGTGGCGGCAGGCGAATGCGGGACGCGTAACATCGGGCAGAGCCGCATCGTCGATCCGCTGGGGACCACCGTGGCGGGCGCGGGGAGCGAGCCGCAGCTGATCTATGCCGATATATCCGCAGACTACCTTGCGCGGGTTCGCGAGCGTTTGCCGGTGCTGCAGAACCGACGGTTTGCGCCACCGCAATTATTGTGA
- the crcB gene encoding fluoride efflux transporter CrcB, with protein sequence MFQLLCAVFIGGGTGSVLRWWLGMKLNPVHHAIPIGTLTANLLGAFVIGAGLAWFNRLTGIDPMWKLLITTGFCGGLTTFSTFSAEVVFLLQQGRVSWALLNVAVNLLGSFAMTAVAFWLFSQAASR encoded by the coding sequence GTGTTTCAACTTCTTTGCGCCGTGTTTATTGGCGGCGGCACCGGCAGCGTTTTGCGCTGGTGGCTCGGCATGAAGCTCAATCCTGTGCACCATGCTATCCCGATTGGGACGCTGACTGCCAACCTGTTAGGCGCCTTTGTGATCGGCGCCGGGCTGGCGTGGTTTAATAGACTGACCGGCATTGACCCGATGTGGAAACTGCTGATCACCACGGGTTTCTGCGGCGGGTTGACCACCTTCTCCACCTTCTCTGCGGAAGTGGTGTTTCTTCTGCAGCAGGGGCGAGTGAGCTGGGCGCTCCTCAACGTCGCGGTGAACTTGCTGGGCTCGTTTGCCATGACGGCTGTCGCCTTCTGGCTCTTCTCGCAGGCCGCCAGCCGCTAA
- the cspE gene encoding transcription antiterminator/RNA stability regulator CspE, translating to MSKIKGNVKWFNESKGFGFITPEDGSKDVFVHFSAIQSNGFKTLAEGQRVEFEITNGAKGPSAANVIAL from the coding sequence ATGTCTAAGATTAAAGGTAACGTTAAGTGGTTTAATGAGTCCAAAGGATTCGGTTTCATTACTCCGGAAGATGGCAGCAAAGATGTATTCGTACACTTCTCTGCAATCCAGTCCAACGGTTTCAAAACTCTGGCTGAAGGTCAGCGCGTAGAGTTCGAAATCACTAACGGTGCCAAAGGCCCTTCTGCTGCAAACGTAATCGCTCTGTAA
- the pagP gene encoding lipid IV(A) palmitoyltransferase PagP, translated as MVSGNASASFSSTLSEGYHTLSNNVAQTWNKPEHYDLYVPAITWHARFAYDKEKTDKYNERPWGAGFGVSRWDEKGNWHGLYLMAFKDSFNKWEPIGGYGWEKTWRPLTDQNFRLGLGYTLGVTARDNWNYIPIPVILPLASIGYGPATFQMTYIPGTYNNGNVYFAWARIQF; from the coding sequence TTGGTATCCGGAAACGCCAGCGCGTCGTTTTCATCGACCCTTAGCGAAGGTTACCATACCTTAAGTAATAACGTTGCGCAGACCTGGAATAAGCCGGAGCACTATGATCTGTACGTTCCAGCCATCACCTGGCACGCGCGCTTTGCTTATGATAAGGAAAAGACGGACAAGTATAACGAACGTCCGTGGGGGGCAGGCTTCGGCGTTTCGCGCTGGGATGAGAAAGGGAACTGGCACGGCCTGTACCTGATGGCGTTTAAAGACTCTTTCAATAAGTGGGAGCCCATCGGCGGCTACGGTTGGGAGAAAACCTGGCGTCCGCTGACGGACCAGAACTTCCGCCTCGGTCTCGGCTATACCCTCGGGGTGACGGCGCGCGATAACTGGAACTACATCCCGATTCCGGTGATCTTGCCCTTAGCGTCAATAGGTTACGGTCCGGCAACGTTCCAGATGACCTATATTCCCGGCACCTACAATAACGGTAACGTTTACTTCGCCTGGGCTCGCATACAGTTTTAA
- the dcuC gene encoding anaerobic C4-dicarboxylate transporter DcuC, with the protein MLTFVEILIGIAVIVGVARYIIKGYSATGVLFVGGLILLIVSALLGHKVLPGNTEGTGYSATDIIEYIKILLMSRGGDLGMMIMMLCGFATYMTHIGANDMVVKLASKPLRYINSPYLLMIAAYFVACLMSLAVSSATGLGVLLMATLFPVMVNVGISRGAAAAICASPAAIILSPTSGDVVLAAKAAEMPLIDFAFKTTLPISIAAIICMAIAHFFWQRYLDKKENISHEMLDVNEITTNAPALYAILPFTPIIGVLIFDGKWGPELHIITILVGCMLLAAILEFLRGFNTKNVFSGLEVAYRGMADAFAGVVMLLVAAGVFAQGLSTIGFINGLISIATSFGSASIILMLVLVILTMLAAMTTGSGNAPFYAFVEMIPKLAHSSGINPAYLSIPMLQASNLGRTISPVSGVVVAVAGMAKISPFEVVKRTSVPVMVGLLVVIVATEILVPGSALR; encoded by the coding sequence ATGCTGACGTTTGTTGAGATCCTGATCGGGATTGCGGTCATTGTGGGCGTCGCCCGCTATATCATTAAGGGCTATTCGGCCACCGGCGTGCTGTTCGTCGGCGGCTTAATATTGCTGATCGTCAGCGCCCTGCTGGGTCATAAAGTCTTACCAGGCAATACCGAGGGCACCGGTTACTCCGCCACTGACATTATTGAATACATTAAGATTCTACTCATGAGCCGTGGCGGCGATTTGGGTATGATGATCATGATGCTGTGCGGCTTCGCCACCTATATGACGCATATTGGCGCCAATGATATGGTGGTGAAATTAGCCTCAAAGCCATTACGCTATATCAATTCGCCCTATCTGCTGATGATTGCCGCCTACTTTGTCGCCTGCCTGATGTCGCTGGCCGTCTCCTCCGCGACCGGCCTCGGCGTCCTGCTGATGGCGACGCTGTTCCCGGTGATGGTAAACGTCGGTATCAGCCGCGGTGCGGCGGCGGCCATCTGCGCCTCCCCGGCGGCGATTATCCTTTCGCCTACCTCGGGTGACGTCGTGCTGGCGGCAAAAGCGGCTGAAATGCCGCTGATCGACTTTGCCTTCAAGACCACGCTGCCGATCTCCATCGCCGCTATCATCTGCATGGCGATCGCCCACTTCTTCTGGCAGCGCTACCTGGATAAAAAAGAGAACATTTCCCACGAAATGCTCGACGTCAACGAGATCACCACCAATGCCCCGGCGCTGTACGCCATCCTGCCGTTTACCCCGATTATTGGCGTACTGATCTTTGATGGCAAATGGGGGCCGGAACTGCACATTATTACCATCCTCGTCGGCTGCATGCTGCTGGCGGCGATCCTCGAATTCCTGCGCGGGTTCAACACCAAAAACGTCTTCAGCGGACTGGAAGTCGCCTACCGCGGGATGGCTGACGCCTTCGCCGGCGTGGTGATGCTGCTGGTCGCCGCCGGCGTTTTTGCTCAGGGATTAAGCACCATCGGCTTCATCAACGGTCTGATCTCCATCGCCACCTCCTTCGGCTCGGCCAGTATTATTCTGATGCTGGTGCTGGTGATCCTGACCATGCTGGCAGCGATGACCACCGGCTCCGGCAATGCCCCGTTCTACGCCTTTGTCGAGATGATCCCCAAGCTGGCGCACTCCTCCGGCATCAATCCCGCCTATCTGTCGATCCCGATGCTGCAGGCCTCTAACCTTGGCCGCACGATCTCGCCGGTCTCCGGCGTGGTGGTGGCCGTCGCCGGGATGGCGAAGATCTCCCCGTTCGAAGTGGTCAAACGCACCTCGGTGCCGGTGATGGTTGGCCTGCTGGTGGTGATTGTCGCGACCGAGATCCTCGTCCCGGGCAGCGCGCTCCGCTAA
- the rna gene encoding ribonuclease I, whose protein sequence is MFRKEFAALALVLTATQAGAEPLTATRYADFDRYVLALSWQTGFCQSMYDRNRNEPEECRLQQETANKADFLTVHGLWPGLPKSIAARGVDERRWMRYGCATRPLPDMPEVKANRKCQAAETGLSLEMANKLNSVMPGAGGTSCLERYEYAKHGVCFGFDPDSYFGAMVRLNGEIKRSPVGDFLAKHYGQTVSRADFDAAVARAWGPQSVKAFKLTCNGNPAYLTEMQISLNAATINAPLATSAFLPQPHPGNCGAQFILDKVGH, encoded by the coding sequence ATGTTCAGGAAGGAATTCGCCGCGCTTGCCCTTGTGCTTACCGCCACTCAGGCCGGCGCTGAACCGCTCACCGCGACGCGATACGCTGATTTTGACCGCTATGTCCTGGCCCTCTCCTGGCAAACCGGATTCTGTCAGAGCATGTATGACCGTAACCGCAACGAACCGGAAGAGTGCCGCCTGCAGCAGGAAACCGCGAATAAAGCCGATTTTCTGACCGTGCACGGCCTGTGGCCCGGGCTGCCAAAGTCCATTGCCGCGCGCGGAGTGGATGAACGACGCTGGATGCGCTACGGCTGCGCCACGCGCCCGCTGCCCGACATGCCGGAGGTGAAAGCGAACCGCAAATGTCAGGCGGCGGAGACGGGATTGTCGCTGGAGATGGCCAACAAACTGAATAGCGTAATGCCGGGCGCGGGCGGCACCTCCTGCCTCGAACGTTACGAATATGCCAAACATGGTGTCTGCTTCGGCTTCGATCCCGACAGCTATTTTGGCGCCATGGTGCGCCTGAACGGGGAAATTAAGCGCAGCCCGGTTGGTGATTTCCTTGCCAAACACTATGGCCAAACCGTCAGCCGGGCCGACTTCGACGCCGCCGTGGCCCGCGCCTGGGGTCCGCAGAGCGTGAAGGCGTTTAAATTAACCTGTAACGGTAATCCTGCCTATTTGACCGAGATGCAAATCTCGCTCAACGCCGCGACCATCAACGCCCCACTGGCCACCTCCGCCTTTCTGCCCCAGCCTCACCCGGGTAACTGCGGCGCGCAGTTTATCCTCGATAAGGTTGGCCACTAG
- the rnk gene encoding nucleoside diphosphate kinase regulator: MTRPAIIINELDAERIDRLLEQPAFASSPVADALNDELDRAQMLAPEAMPHDVVTMNSTVKFRDLTSGEERVRTLVFPTQVTDSASQLSVLAPVGAALLGLKVGSTIHWELPGGASTHLEVLALLYQPEAAGEFHR; this comes from the coding sequence ATGACCAGACCCGCAATCATCATTAACGAACTGGATGCCGAACGTATCGACAGGCTGCTGGAGCAGCCGGCTTTCGCCAGCTCGCCGGTTGCCGATGCCCTGAACGACGAGCTCGACCGCGCGCAAATGCTGGCGCCGGAAGCGATGCCGCACGATGTCGTCACCATGAACAGTACGGTTAAATTCCGCGATTTAACCAGCGGCGAAGAGCGCGTGCGGACGCTGGTGTTTCCGACGCAGGTGACCGACAGCGCCAGCCAGCTCTCCGTCCTCGCGCCGGTGGGCGCCGCGCTGCTCGGCCTCAAGGTCGGCAGCACCATTCACTGGGAGCTGCCGGGCGGGGCGTCGACGCACCTGGAAGTGCTGGCGCTGCTGTACCAGCCGGAAGCCGCTGGCGAATTCCACCGTTAA
- the uspG gene encoding universal stress protein UspG — MYKTIIMPVDVFEMALSDKAVRHAEFLAQQDGVIHLLHVLPGSASFTMSRFTADLRRFEEHLQHEAETRLQTMVSHFSIDPSRIKLHVRFGSVRDMVNELASEINADVVVIGSRNPSISTHLLGSNASSVIRHAHIPVMVVR, encoded by the coding sequence ATGTATAAGACTATCATTATGCCGGTTGATGTCTTTGAGATGGCGCTGAGCGATAAAGCCGTCCGGCATGCGGAGTTTCTGGCCCAGCAGGACGGGGTGATCCATCTGCTCCACGTCTTACCCGGTTCAGCGAGCTTCACGATGAGCCGTTTTACCGCCGACCTGCGGCGTTTTGAGGAACATCTGCAGCACGAGGCGGAAACCCGCCTGCAGACCATGGTCAGCCATTTCAGCATCGACCCATCGCGGATCAAGCTGCATGTGCGTTTCGGCAGCGTGCGCGACATGGTCAACGAACTGGCCAGCGAAATAAACGCCGACGTGGTGGTGATAGGCTCACGCAATCCCTCCATCAGTACTCACCTGTTGGGCTCCAACGCCTCGAGCGTCATCCGTCACGCCCATATCCCGGTGATGGTCGTCAGGTAA